GAGAGAGTTGATTGAATCTCACTGAGACTAACTGGTTTAAACTGGTTTCATGAAGGaaccatcaggatccatgatCTGCTCCTGGTCAGGTCCCACTGTCCAGGTCCTGATGAGACCTGCAGTGTTGGTCTCCTGGATGGACACAAGGTCTGAGGACATCCAGAACCTTCAGCAGGAAGTTCCTCCGGTTCAGACACAAGAGCATGAGTGAGATCTCCTGACGGGTCCAGAACCTCTGGACCTGAACCTCAGACTGTGTCTCAGCGATGGTCCACATCCGTAGAGACTCCATCTCGTTGGCTTCTGATTCTTTCCTGAGAACAAGAATCTCAGAGAAAAGTCCAGAAGTCACAGGACACAAAGACTCCAGGTCCAGGTCTGATGAAgacctgtttctcctcctccttcctttcacCTCCTCAGAAGTTCAGAGCCTCGTGATCTTTCttctcctgagctcctcctcgcTCACCTGAAGCCCCTCCatcatggaggaggcgggtCAGGATGTTGAGGAGACGCTGATGGACATCTCTgccgcctcctgctcctcctcctgctcctcctcctcctgctgcatccTCTTCTATCTCCTCCACACCTCCGTCTGTTTCCGAACACTCCTGCACCGCTCGCTGCAGCTCCACCTGTCgggaggaaacacagacatCTGTAAACCACTGAGGGAACCTGAGGGAACCTGAGGGAACCTGATGGAACCTGAGGGAACCTGAGGGAACCTGAGGGAAACTGAGGGAACCTGAGGGAACTGAGGGAACCCGAGGGAACCTGAGGGAACCTGAGGGAACCTGATGGAAACTGAGGGAACCTGAGGGAACCTGAGGGAAACTGTGGGAACCTGATGGAACCTGAGGGAACCTGAGGGAACCTGAGGGAAACTGAGGGAACCTGAGGGAACCTGATGGAACCTGAGGGAACCTGATGGAACCTGAGGGACCACACTGGAGAAGCTCCTCACCTGCAGGGGGAGCCCTGCTTTGGCTCCGAGCAGAGTCGGAGAAAACCAGGGTCGGAAGATCTTCTCACAAATCACCTGAAGAAGAAGGGAAAAGGAAAAGTTTAGAAAGTACGATGGATGAAGAGGAAcctcactcttcttctcctcttctgttcatttgtttcttcttctaccattttttatttgtcttctctATCTTTTCTCTTCGttcttttaaagtttatttgttgatctttgttgttttttgtgttttacttaatatttttcctcctttttgaCGTGTTTGTGGATTTCGTCGACTCGTCGCCCACGGCAACGGTTCTCCTCCTGAAGTCAGGGATCGTTTCACGTGTCATGTGACACCGGAGCTGGCTGGGTCGTCATGGTGACGGGGATGTCCAGCTCGGCTTTGTCCCAGGGATTCCCTTTGAGTTTATTGAGTTTTTTCTTTcaagaattaaattaaattaaaatcaaatcagacaaacgaaaagttaaaaaagtttctatcttttatgcttttatctttttatcttgtattattttaatgtcaGGTGACCTTGGGTGTTCTGAAAGGcgcctccaaataaaatgtattattattattattattaaaatcctGAAAACCACGAGGGAAatctaatttaaaataaatttcgTTTTTTTCAGACTTGAAGTAAATATTAATTACTTTGAGATAAAATAACACTTTAATTTATGGCATCTTTTCTAAGTATCTTGATAAAGTTATAAAATTAAAGTCCAAATTGACGACAACTGAGTCCTGATTGATTTattctccatcttttctctGGACATGAAACCTgcagtttgattttaaaaataaataaataaacctatttgataatatgaaataaattaatactGATAAATTAAAGCGTATCCATTAAAATAATGGACTGAACACATTAGAATAATTAAATGTTGTGAAAGATGGATCACTGAGTCTGGAACCGACGACCTTCTCATTTCTCATCAGGAGCGAGAACAcgtccaggaggaggaggagaggaggaggaagaggaggaggaggagcagaaacagcATTAAAGGAGAAAGCTCCTCTCACCTGCAGGTTGCTGTTGCGGCGCCGGCGGCTGCACCTGCGTTTACCCAGAATGCATCTGGACGAGCAGTCGAAGAAGTTGCAGTCGTCGTCGCTGCTGCAGTTCTGCTCCAGGATGTCTCTCATCTTCGGCTCGAAGAACGCCATGTCCACATCGATCGCCACCACCTGACACACGGGAGAGGAGGTCATGAGTCATCGTGATGTCATCAGTTCATCGCTGAGTCCAAAGGAGATTCCATCAGAAGGTTCTTCAGAGACCAGGTTCTCAATGATGAGACACTCTGGAGATATGAAGCCTTTAATACTACCTCTTCATCAGTGACTTTTTGAATCTGATCCGTGTCATCACACTTATCCAAACCACCGCAGCTGGTTCACACAACGTTCTTTAACTTTGTAACTTTAATCATTTCATCCCGGAGGTTCCCAGTGGAACGTTTTGAGAGTTCTTCAGTTggagtatctatctatctatctatctatctatctatctatctatctatctatctatctatctatctatctatctatctatctatctatctatctatctatctatctatctatctatctatctatctatctatctatctatctatctatctatctatctatctttctatctatctatctatctatctatctatctatctatctatctatctatctatctatccatccatccatccatccatccatccatccatccatccatccatccatccatccttctatctatctatctatctatctatctatctatctatctatctatctatctatctatctatctatctatctatctatctatctatctatctatctatctatctatctatctatctatctatctatctatctatctatctatctatctatctatctatctatctatctatctgtctgtctgtctgtctgtctgtctgtctgtctgtctgtctgtctgtctgtctgtctgtctgtctgtctgtctgtctttctatctatctatctatctatctatctatctatctatctatctatctatctatctatctatctatctatctatctatctatctatctatctatctatctatctatctatctatctatctatctatctatctatctatctatctatctatctatctatctatctatctatctatctatctatctatctatctatctatctatctatctatccatccatccatccatccatccatccatccttctatctatccatccatccatccatccatccatccatccatccttctatctatctatctatctatctatctatctatctatctatctatctatctatctatctatctatctatctatctatctatctatctatctatctatctatctatctatctatctatctatctatctatctatctatctatctatctatctatctatctatctatctatctatctatctatccatccatccatccatccatccatccatccatccatccatccatccatccatccatccatccatccatccatccatccatctatctatctatctatctatctatctattatctgAACGACAGAAGTTACAGTttgaaggaggtgaagctgaggtcgtgatttggcttcactttgggcgCCGTcacgtcggccatctttattcgCAGCCTGTTAAACTCACCGTCAGGTCCGTCCTGATGGCGAAGTTCTCGGGCTTGATGTCACACAGGTGCAGCTTGTGGGTGAAGTCGTTGTCAAAGTGCCAGACCATGTCCAGGAAGCTGAGGGCGATGCGGTGCACCATGTCCCGGGCCGCCCACCTGCCCCGGGCGCCGCCCTGCTCCTGACCACGCCCCCCGGGGACCTCCTCCAGGGAGAAGATGTTCTGGTCCCAGGCGTGACCGGCCGACAGGAACTCCACCGCGTAGAAGTGACCACAGGAGCCCAGGACCTTCGCCACGTGGACGCTGAGGTCCTGCAGGACTCTGAGGGaccggggggggagggggaggagtcagagacaCAATACAGAGGAGGTTTTGATTTTCTAGCGGAGACGGCTGAaggatacagacacacacacacacacacagagacacacacacagacacacacacacacacacagagacacacacacagacacacacacacagagacacacacacagacacacacacagacacagacacaaacacacatacagagacacacacacacacacacacatacagagacgcacaaacacacacacacacacacacacacagagacacacacacagacacagacacacacacacacacacacacacacacacagagacgcacaaacacacacacacagacacacacagacacacacagagacccacacacacacagactcacacacacatacacacacaaacacacagacagacagagagacacacacacacagagacacacacacacagagagactcacacagacacacacagagacacacacacacacacacacacacacacacacacacacacacacacacacacacacacacatacagagacgcacaaacacacacacacagacacacacagacacacacagagacccacacacacacagacacacacacacacacacagacacacacacacaaacacacacacacttgtcccCAGGCCTACAGATAAGCAGCTGGTCTCCTTCTCCTCAGCAGGTTTATCTTCGTCCTCCAGATGTCACACAAGCAACGGTTTGGATTTATGGAATCATGAAAGCATAATTTGTCAGAACTACGACCCTAGTCTCACATCCGTGGACATTTGAAAGTTGGGGAACGAtctctgtggaggaggaggtgtggccTACCTGAGGAAGGTGTGGCCTACCTGAGGAGGTGTGTCTCACCTGAGGAAGGTgtactcctcctgctgcagcagcgacCACAGCGACGCCAGCTCAGCTCGGGAGAAACTCTTCTCTTGGTTCTTCAGCTTCTTCCCCCACAGTTTGGCCAGAGAACTgttacttcctcctcctcctccttcctcatcctcgtcttcctcagcCAGCCCCAGGGAGTTCCGTACCTGACATCAGAGGAAATATGAATACTGGTCTGTGAGATCAGCAGATGTGTTTGAACCAGAAGCCGAGGATTGGATGGGACCT
The genomic region above belongs to Limanda limanda chromosome 20, fLimLim1.1, whole genome shotgun sequence and contains:
- the dipk1c gene encoding divergent protein kinase domain 1C, with the translated sequence MLPGGGVSGGGGRAGGRMGLLRWLGLRLWSRRGTLVFALLWFGSWLFLNGLVLVHRSIMSDFCTDDKSKRILQRLCLEFGDGSVTGDMCEDLCVLGRVEYKRCLYYENGKKVMEARWRGKNIILKSKLENFSSYEPLGILDYQDAAEELSPLDVVFYATLEVRNSLGLAEEDEDEEGGGGGSNSSLAKLWGKKLKNQEKSFSRAELASLWSLLQQEEYTFLRVLQDLSVHVAKVLGSCGHFYAVEFLSAGHAWDQNIFSLEEVPGGRGQEQGGARGRWAARDMVHRIALSFLDMVWHFDNDFTHKLHLCDIKPENFAIRTDLTVVAIDVDMAFFEPKMRDILEQNCSSDDDCNFFDCSSRCILGKRRCSRRRRNSNLQVICEKIFRPWFSPTLLGAKAGLPLQVELQRAVQECSETDGGVEEIEEDAAGGGGAGGGAGGGRDVHQRLLNILTRLLHDGGASGERGGAQEKKDHEALNF